The following is a genomic window from Micromonospora cathayae.
TCCGCCGCCGACGCCGGGGTGATCCCGATCCACCACTGGCCCAACCACGAGATCGCGCTGATCACGAAGTTCTTCGAGTACTCGCACGCCCGGCTGCCGCTGGTGGTCAGCGACGTGAAGACGATGGCCGGCACGGTCCGCTCCACCGGCCAGGGCGAGGTGTTCCGGGCCGAGGACGTGGCCGACTACGTGCGGGCCGTCCGGGCGGTGCTGGCCGCCCCGGAGCGCTACCGGGCCGCGTACGACCGGCCGGGCCTGCTGGAGAGCTGGACCTGGGAGGCCCAGGCCGAGGTGCTCGACGCCGTCTACCGGCGGCTGCTGCCGGGCCGGCCCGGCCCGGTGCCGGCCGACGCGGGGCAGCCGACCACCGGGGCGGACCAGACCCGCCCGGCGGTGGGGGCCGGCACGTGACCGTCCCCGACGTGACGGTGATCACCGCCGTCTACAACACCATGCCCTACCTGACCCGCTGTCTCACCTCGGTGATGGAGCAGACCATCGGGCGGGACCGGCTGGAGGTCGTCGCGGTCGACGACGGGTCCACCGACGGCAGCGGCCGGGAGCTGGACCGGTTCGCCCGCGCGTACCCGGGCACCGTGAAGGTGATCCACCAGGCCAACTCCGGTGGTCCGGCGAACCCGAGCAACCGGGCCCTGGAGGCGGCCACCGGCCGGTACGTGTTCTTCATCGGCTCGGACGACTACCTCGGCCCGGAGGCGCTGGAACGGCTGGTCGCCGCCGCCGACCGGTGGGACGCCGACGTGGTGCTCGGCCGGATGGTCGGGGTGAACAGCCGCTACATCCACCAGGCGATCTTCGAGTCGACACAGTCGGACGTCGACCTGTTCACCTCCCCGCTGCCGTTCTCGCTGTCGAACACGAAGCTGTTCCGGCGGGAGCTGGTCGAGCGGCACAAGCTGCGCTACCCGGAGGACATGCCGGTCGGCAGCGACCAGCCGTTCACCATCGAGGCGTGCCACCGGGCCCGGCGGATCTCGGTGCTGGCCGACTACGACTACTACTTCGCGGTCCGGCGGTTCAACGCCCGCAACATCACCTACAAGAGCCGGCACCTGGAACGGCTGCACTGCGCCGAGTCGATCATGGATTTCGTGGCCGGGCTGATCGAGGCCGGTCCCCGCCGGGACGCCGTGCTGCTGCGGCACTTCTCCTGGGAGGTGGCCCGGCTGCTGGAGAACGACTTCCTGGCCCTGGACCGCCCCACCCAGGCCAGCGTCCAGGCCGGGGTACGAACGCTCACCGAGAAGTACCTCACCGACCCGATCCGGGACCAGCTCGGCATCGAGACCCGGATCCGGCTCGCCCTGGCCTGGCACGGCGAGCTGGACGACCTGCTCGCGGTGATCCGCCAGGACGCCGAGCACGGCACCCCGCCGGCGATCGTGGAGGAGGGCCGCTGGTACGCCGACTACCCCGGCTTCCGTGACCCCCGCCTCGACATCCCGGACCACTGGTTCGAGATCACCGGCCGGGCCGCCGACTGGATCGCCCGCCTCGACACCGTCTCGGTGGTCTTCGAGGGCACCCGGGCGCTGGTCGTCACCGCCCGTAGCCCCCGCCCCGACCTGCCCCACCTGGCGTCGGCGTTGAAGCTGGTCGCGGGTGAGGTGGTGGCGGAGAACACCGAACTCGTCCCGGACATCACCGGTACCACCATCCGGGCCCGCTTCCTGCTGGCCGATCTGCTGGCGGCGATCGCCCCCGGGGGTAAGCTGCGACTCATCCAGGCGCGGATCGACGCGTTCGGTACGACCGGGACGGCCCCGCTGCGGGGTCCCCGGCGGGGGGTTCCCCAGCGTGTGGTGGTCCGGCGTGGTGCCCGCCTCCACGTGCTCAGCGCCACCACCAACCACAAGGGTCAACTGATCGTCGCCGTAGCGCCTGTGACGCCACGCCGGGTGATGGCCCGCCTGCGGCGTCGGCTCCCACTAGGAGGAAAGTAGCAGTCATGAACATCTGCGTCGTCGCCCTCGGAAAGATCGGACTGCCGCTGGCCGTGCAGTTCGCGACGAAGGGGCACCGGGTGATCGGTGCCGACGTCTCCGAGCGGGTGGTCAACCTGGTCAACGACGGTGCGGTGCCGTTCCCCGGGGAAGCCGACCTGGACGTCAAGCTCAAGGAGGTCGTCGCCGCCGGTCTCTTCTCGGCGACCACCGACACCGCCGCCGCGGTCGCCGAGAGCGAGGCCGTCGTGGTGGTCGTGCCGCTGTTCGTGGACGCCGAGGGCGTACCGGACTTCGGCTGGATGGACGACGCGACCCGGTCCATCGCCCGTGGTCTGAAGCCGGGCACCCTGGTCAGCTACGAGACCACGCTGCCGGTCGGCACCACCCGCAACCGGTGGGCGCCGATGCTGGAGCAGGGTTCCGGGCTCACCGCCGGCACCGACTTCCACCTGGTGTTCAGCCCGGAGCGGGTGCTCACCGGTCGGGTCTTCGCCGACCTGCGCCGGTACCCGAAGCTGGTCGGCGGCATCGACGAGGCGTCCGCCGCGCACGGCGTCAGCTTCTACGAGTCGGTGCTCGACTTCGACGAGCGCGCCGACCTGGCCCGGCCGAACGGCGTGTGGGACCTCGGCTCCGCCGAGGCGTCCGAGATGGCGAAGCTCGCCGAGACCACCTACCGGGACGTCAACATCGGCCTGGCGAACCAGTTCGCCCGGTTCGCCGACAGCGTCGGCATCGACGTGCTCAAGGTGATCGAGGCCTGCAACAGCCAGCCGTACAGCCACATCCACGCGCCGGGCATCGCGGTCGGCGGGCACTGCATCCCGATCTACCCCCGGATGTACCTGTGGAACGACCCGGCCGCCACCGTGGTCCGCTCCGCCCGGGAGGCCAACGCGGCCATGCCGGAGTACGCCGTCGACCTGCTCGCCGCCGCGTACGGCGACCTCACCGACGTCGAGGTGCTGGTGCTCGGCGCGGCGTACCGGGGCGGGGTGAAGGAGACCGCCTTCTCCGGCGTCTTCCCGACCGTCGAGGCGCTGCGCGCCCGGGGCGCCAAGCCGTACGTGTCGGACCCGATGTACACCGCCGAGGAGCTGGTCGCGCACGGGCTGCCGGCGTACTCCGGTGAGCGGGTCACCGCCGCCGTGGTGCAGGCCGACCACGCCGAGTACCGTTCGCTCGCCGCCACCGACCTGCCCGACGTGCGGGTGCTGGTGGACGGCCGGCGGGTGACCGACCCGGCCCGCTGGCCCGACGTCCGTCGCGTCGTCATCGGCGGCTGACCCGCCACCGACCGCGAAAGAGGGGATCCCGACCGCACCTGGTCGGGATCCCCTCTGCTGTTGCGGACGGCAGGGCCGGGGTCAGCCCTGGCCGAGACCCGGCGGCGGGGTGGCCGGGTCGCGGGAGACCACCTCGCCCTTCTCGTTGACCCAGCCCTTCGGCCGGGCCGGGTTGCCGGCGACCAACTGGTACGGGGCGACGTCCCGGGTCACCACCGAACCGGCGGCGATCATCGCGTACGAGCCGACCTCGATGCCGCAGACCAGGGTGGCGTTCGCGCCGATCGACGCGCCCCGGCGTACCAGGGTCGGGGTGATCTGCCAGTCCGGGTTCTGGGCCCGGGGCCGGAAGTCGTTGGTGAACACCGCGCACGGGCCGACGAAGACCTCGTCCTCCAGGGTCACGCCCTGGTACACCGAGACGTTGTTCTGGACCTTGCACAGGTCACCGATCACCACGTTGCTGTCGACGTACACGTTCCGGCCGATCACGCA
Proteins encoded in this region:
- a CDS encoding acyltransferase, translating into MSQGTDQVFVHPTAEVEEGATIGDGTKVWHLAHVRSTARIGGGCVIGRNVYVDSNVVIGDLCKVQNNVSVYQGVTLEDEVFVGPCAVFTNDFRPRAQNPDWQITPTLVRRGASIGANATLVCGIEVGSYAMIAAGSVVTRDVAPYQLVAGNPARPKGWVNEKGEVVSRDPATPPPGLGQG
- a CDS encoding glycosyltransferase family 2 protein; translation: MTVPDVTVITAVYNTMPYLTRCLTSVMEQTIGRDRLEVVAVDDGSTDGSGRELDRFARAYPGTVKVIHQANSGGPANPSNRALEAATGRYVFFIGSDDYLGPEALERLVAAADRWDADVVLGRMVGVNSRYIHQAIFESTQSDVDLFTSPLPFSLSNTKLFRRELVERHKLRYPEDMPVGSDQPFTIEACHRARRISVLADYDYYFAVRRFNARNITYKSRHLERLHCAESIMDFVAGLIEAGPRRDAVLLRHFSWEVARLLENDFLALDRPTQASVQAGVRTLTEKYLTDPIRDQLGIETRIRLALAWHGELDDLLAVIRQDAEHGTPPAIVEEGRWYADYPGFRDPRLDIPDHWFEITGRAADWIARLDTVSVVFEGTRALVVTARSPRPDLPHLASALKLVAGEVVAENTELVPDITGTTIRARFLLADLLAAIAPGGKLRLIQARIDAFGTTGTAPLRGPRRGVPQRVVVRRGARLHVLSATTNHKGQLIVAVAPVTPRRVMARLRRRLPLGGK
- a CDS encoding nucleotide sugar dehydrogenase; this translates as MNICVVALGKIGLPLAVQFATKGHRVIGADVSERVVNLVNDGAVPFPGEADLDVKLKEVVAAGLFSATTDTAAAVAESEAVVVVVPLFVDAEGVPDFGWMDDATRSIARGLKPGTLVSYETTLPVGTTRNRWAPMLEQGSGLTAGTDFHLVFSPERVLTGRVFADLRRYPKLVGGIDEASAAHGVSFYESVLDFDERADLARPNGVWDLGSAEASEMAKLAETTYRDVNIGLANQFARFADSVGIDVLKVIEACNSQPYSHIHAPGIAVGGHCIPIYPRMYLWNDPAATVVRSAREANAAMPEYAVDLLAAAYGDLTDVEVLVLGAAYRGGVKETAFSGVFPTVEALRARGAKPYVSDPMYTAEELVAHGLPAYSGERVTAAVVQADHAEYRSLAATDLPDVRVLVDGRRVTDPARWPDVRRVVIGG